The genomic region TCGGCAATTAAACGGAGAAATAGCAACCACAACAAACTGGTTACCCAGAGAAGAAACAATTGTTGGTGTGACTTCTGGTGCTTCCACACCTGATAAGGTCGTAGAAGACATTATCGAGAAAATTTTTAGCCTAAAGGCGTTCAACATCAACTGACTTATTGGCATTTTGGCAATTATCTATTTTTCCGATTCTATATATTTGATAAGTTACCAAAATGTTTTTTAATTTTTGTTTGCAGACGGATACAAATCCGTCTGTTTTGTTACAGAATAAAAGTCAACTAATGTTTTCACCCTAATATGATGAGCCATATGAAACCCGACTGGAAAACCGTTAAACATTACGAGGACATACTCTATGAAAAAATAGATGGTATTGCTAAGATAACCATCAATCGCCCCCATAAGCGCAATGCATTTCGTCCAGAAACAATATTTGAAATATATGAAGCTTTTTGTGATGCTCGTGAGGATACAAATATTGGCGTAGTGCTGCTAACAGGTGCAGGACCTCATACCGATGGTAAATATGCTTTCTGTTCCGGGGGAGACCAAAGCGTGAGGGGAGAAGGCGGTTATGTTGACCACACTGGAATTCCGCGCCTAAACGTGTTAGATCTACAACGTCTGATTCGTTCTCTACCTAAAGTAGTGATTGCTTTAGTAGCGGGATATGCTATTGGTGGAGGTCATGTTCTGCATCTAGTGTGCGATCTAACCATAGCAGCAGATAATGCGATTTTTGGGCAAACAGGACCGAAAGTAGGTAGCTTTGATGGTGGTTTTGGTGCTAGTTACCTAGCGCGAATAGTTGGACAGAAAAAAGCTCGGGAAATTTGGTTCCTCTGTCGTCAATACAATGCACAACAAGCCTTAGAAATGGGTTTAATTAATACCATTGTTCCGGTTCAGGATCTAGAAATGGAGGGAATAAACTGGGCTAAAGAAATTCTAGACAAAAGTCCTATTGCCATACGTTGTCTAAAAGCGGCATTTAACGCAGACTGCGATGGACAAGCTGGAATACAAGAGCTTGCTGGTAACGCCACTTTACTTTATTATATGACCACAGAAGCAGCAGAGGGTAAACAGGCATTTTTGCAAAAACGCCCCCCAAATTTTCGGGATTTCCCTTGGTTACCCTAGCGAGAACCGGGGAGAGTGGAAAAAGCAGTTTCCTCAATGCTTGTAATTTCTTGAACTTCTGGAACTGGGAGATTCTCAGTCCTAGTATCTAGATGACCGGGAACGGATAAAATTGGTAACATTGGTTTAGTCAGTGGTAAATTCCAACTTTCCTCCAAAGACTCCCATGTAGGTGCGAAAGCGGGAACAGCTAAAGAGCAGGCCTTCCAACAACCTTGTACGGGTGCGCTTAACTGACTACAAACACCACCTCTACGTCCTTCCGGTTGATAATGGCGACAGTACCTACAAGCTGATGCTAACGGGTTGATTGGTTTCATAATCGTTACTCTTGACGGTGGTTGATAACTATTTCCAGTGGTATTTAATATTGTGATCCCAAGAGAAATAGACCAAAAAGCCGAGGAGTTATTATGTGTTGGGGGTTTTAGCTATTTTTACTGAAAAATAATTTTTATTATATTTTTATATTCTTGTTATATTTCTATATGATTGGTGAAGTAACCACATACTTGTTTTAGCTGAAAGCCATTGGGGATCAAGGACAAATATTAAACTTTGGATTATGTCAGGTTGTTAACTTAATACCTTATATTCGGCATTTTGGGGCGATCATTTAGTTAATATAGGTGTCAACAATGAAATTGAACCGTCGTCAATTCCTCACCGTTTCGCTGGCCAGTCTAGCATCCTTTTCGCCACTGGGTTACAGCTTCCCTACCCTGGGAACCACTACTAATAGTACCATCAAACCACGAAGACTAAAAACTGGTAATGGCGTTGGTCTAATTAGTCCTGCTGGTGCAACCTTTTTACCAGAGGAGGTGGAAATAGTCCAGGATGCTGTTAAAGCATTGGGAATGACTCCCTATCTTGCTCCTAATCTTTTAGCACGCTATGGCTATTTGGGGGGAACAGATCTACACAGAGCAGCTGATATCAATCAGTTTTTTGCTGATGGTAAAATCTCCATGTTATTACCAATCCGTGGAGGTTGGGGTTGTGCCAGGATTTTGCCCTATTTGGACTACCAAGTAATTAGAAGAAATCCCAAAGTGTTAGTGGGCTTTAGCGACTTAACGGCATTAAATTTAGCAATTTATGCTAAAACTGGCTTAATCACCTTCCATGGTCCCAATGGTTTAACATCCTGGCGTGCTGAACAGGTAAATTGGTTTCGACGGGTTCTATTTGCTGGGGAAAAGCTTAATTTTGGCAATGAAGCAGACCCAGATGATAGGGGAAGGTTGATGAGGATAAAAAACCGTGTTCAAACCATTACCCATGGAAAAGCACGGGGGCGATTAGTCGGAGGCAATCTTTCGGTTATTTCAGCCATGGTAGGATCCGCTTATTTGCCCAGTTTTGAAGGGGCAATTTTATTTGTGGAAGATGTGGGGGAGAGTATTTACCGTATAGATAGGATGTTAACACACCTGAAATTGGCAGGAATTTTACAAAATTTACGGGGGTTTATTTTTGGTCAGTGTACTGATTGTGCACCAGATGGAGGATATGCTTCCCTAACCCTAAAAGAAGTTGTCCGTGACCACGTTCAACCGTTGGCAATCCCTGCTTGTATGGGATTGCAAATTGGACATCTGGAGAATATTGTCACTTTGCCTATTGGTATCGAGGTGGAAATGGATGCTACCTCTGGAACAATTGTTATGTTAGATTCAGCTGTAGTTACTCAAACTACCTCCAGTTAGTTTGGAAACTGTCGGTAGTTCATAACATCCAACCGTTTGGGTAAAAGCTCAACCAAATCGCCCCGCAACATAATCGCGGGTACGCTCGTCTATGGGACTGCCAAATATTTGGGTTGTAGCACCAAATTCTACCATTTGTCCAATACGACTTTCATCCGTACTGAAGAAAGCTGTAAAATCAGCAACTCGTGTCGCTTGCTGCATATTGTGGGTAACAATAGCTATGGTCAGTTCTGAGCGCAAACTGTGGATTAGTTCCTCCACTTTTAGGGTAGCAATGGGATCTAATGCTGAACATGGTTCATCCATTAATAAAACTTTGGGTTTTACTGCTAAAGCACGAGCAATACAGAGTCTTTGTTGCTGTCCACCAGAAAGTCCTAAAGCAGATGAGTTCAGTTTATCTTTTACCTCATTCCACAAAGCAGCACCTTTGAGAGCAGACTCCACAATGTCATCTAATTGAAATTTTGGGGCTCCACCAGAAATTCTCACCCCGTAAGCAACATTCTCATAAATGCTCATGGGAAAAGGGTTTGGCTTTTGAAATACCATGCCGATTTCCCTTCTCAACCGATTAATGTTAATCCGGGAATCGTAAATGCTCTGCCCAAAAAATTCTACGCTCCCATCCACCTTGACTTTACCTTCTAATTCACTAATGCGATTTAGGGCTTTGATAAATGTAGATTTACCACAACCACTAGGACCTATTAGTGCGGTAACTCGATTCTTGTAAATATCTAACGATATGTTCTCGATAGCTTTGTAGTTACCGTAGTAAAAACTGAGGTTTTTAATCTTGATAGCTGGAGTCAGATTAGTCATTTTAGATTATCTCCCATACTGAATTCTTTGTTTTCCCAAACCAGGACACGCCTTACAATCATTAGATATCTCACAGACCTTTCCAAATCACTCACAAACTTCACTAACGCAATTTACTCTTGCGACCTAAAAAACGAGAGAGCAAACTAAAAAATAAAACTAAACTCAGTAGTATTATAGAGGTAGTCCAAACCAATTGATTAACTTTAGGATCGGGACTATTGTACAAATTAAAAATTAATACTGGTAAGGACGCTGTGGGACTGATTAGACCATCTGACCAGTTTTGACTAAATAGCGCTGTAAAAATCAATGGCGCAGTTTCACCAGCTGCACGAGCGATCGCCAGGGATATACCAGTGGTAATTCCAGGTACAGCTGATTTTACCACTATTCTAAATGTGGTTTGCAGTTTTGTTCCCCCTAAAGCTGCAGAAGCTAGTCTTTGATGAACAGGAACCAATTTTAATGCTTCCTCTGTGGTCAGTGTAATGACAGGTAACATGATTACGGAAAGGGCAAATCCCCCCGCTAAAGCACTAAACTCTTTAGTAGTTAGCACAACCACACCATAGGCAAACATGCCCACTACAATGGAGGGTACACCGGTGAGTATGGAGGTGAGGAATCGTACCAATCTATTGATTTGGCTATTCTTGGCAAATTCCGCCAAAAAGATACCGGTTATAATTCCCACGGGTACACTTAGTAGAGTAGCAATACTAACCATAAGTAGAGTACCCAGAATTGCATTGGCAAAGCCATTATCAATTAGGGGTAGATAGAACATTTCTAGTTTTAGACTAGAACTTCCCCGGGATATAATTTCCCATATAATTGATCCTAATGGTAAAAATGCCAACAGACTTAATATGAAGGATAAACCATTCATCAAATAACTAAATAACAGTCTATTAGGTGGTAGGGGATCTAATAATTCCCTAGCAAAAGATTCATCTGTTCCGGAATTCATATAGGTAAATGGTAGGTAAACTGAGTGATTTGTGATGGGTAATTTTATGTGGGCAATTTTCGGCGCAAACTAAATCAGAATTTCTATTGGCATACCACTAAGAGTTCTTTTTGCCAACCCACTGAACTAATAGTACAGCAGCAATATTCACAGCTAGAGTTAATACAAACAAAATTAGTCCTAAATAACTTAATGCACCAATATGTAATCCCGGCTCCGCTTCGGCAAATTCATTAGCTATAACAGCGGGAATTGTATAGGCTGGATCAAGCAAAGAAAGACTAATTTGGGCTGAGTTACCAATTACCATAGTTACTGCCATGGTCTCACCCAAAGCACGTCCTAAAGCCAACATGGCCGCACTTACCATACCTGAAAATCCCGCAGGTAATAACACTCGAAATATGGTTTCCCAGCGTGTTCCACCTAAAGCCATGGATGCGGTTCTTAATTCCCGGGGAACTACCATTAACACATCACGAGAAATGGCAGCCATCGTGGGTAAAATCATAATAGACAAGATAATTCCAGCGGTCAACATATTATTACCTGCTGGATCCTGAGTGTTAAATAAAGGTATAAATCGGAGAAAGTTACTAATCCCCTTTTGTAAAGGCTCTATTACAGGGATAAATACAAATATTCCCCATAAACCAATAATTACACTGGGAATAGCTGCAATTAGTTCTACCACAAAAGCAATGGTGTTTCTAACTGGTAAGGGCAAAAAGTCCTCACTCGTAACCAAGGCCACAGATATACCCACAGGTACAGTTAACAAAATAGCGATCGCACTGCTGACTAAAGTTCCATAAATATAAGTTAATGCTCCAAACAACTGATTACCCGTATCCCAATCTTGACTCCAGAGAAATCCCAAACCAAATTGGAGAATAGCAGGTTGAGCTTCTTTGAAAATAACTAAGGTCATGACAATTAATATTGTCACAGTGACCGCAGCAAAGAAATAAACTAAAAATGTGAATCCCTGATCAAGGCGGAAATTTAATCCACCACTTACCTGTAGGTCTAAATTTTGATCACCACTCACATAGGCGCGGGAGTGGTCTTTACTTGGTGGAAATGATTCATTCATGGTGGGAAATCATATTAAAAAAAGAACAAAAATTTGAGTGACTGCTCGAGTTGATATAGAGTGACTAAAGGGGGATGGGGCTCGTTAAAAGCCAAACCACCTTTCCCCCATCTTTTAAAAAAGCCTTACTTAACAGTGCTATTCACAGTTTGTAAAACCCGGTTAACCACGTCCTGAGGTATTTTTGTGTAATTTAGGTCGTCATTAAACTGTTGACC from Cylindrospermopsis curvispora GIHE-G1 harbors:
- the pstB gene encoding phosphate ABC transporter ATP-binding protein PstB, yielding MTNLTPAIKIKNLSFYYGNYKAIENISLDIYKNRVTALIGPSGCGKSTFIKALNRISELEGKVKVDGSVEFFGQSIYDSRININRLRREIGMVFQKPNPFPMSIYENVAYGVRISGGAPKFQLDDIVESALKGAALWNEVKDKLNSSALGLSGGQQQRLCIARALAVKPKVLLMDEPCSALDPIATLKVEELIHSLRSELTIAIVTHNMQQATRVADFTAFFSTDESRIGQMVEFGATTQIFGSPIDERTRDYVAGRFG
- the pstA gene encoding phosphate ABC transporter permease PstA — encoded protein: MNSGTDESFARELLDPLPPNRLLFSYLMNGLSFILSLLAFLPLGSIIWEIISRGSSSLKLEMFYLPLIDNGFANAILGTLLMVSIATLLSVPVGIITGIFLAEFAKNSQINRLVRFLTSILTGVPSIVVGMFAYGVVVLTTKEFSALAGGFALSVIMLPVITLTTEEALKLVPVHQRLASAALGGTKLQTTFRIVVKSAVPGITTGISLAIARAAGETAPLIFTALFSQNWSDGLISPTASLPVLIFNLYNSPDPKVNQLVWTTSIILLSLVLFFSLLSRFLGRKSKLR
- the menB gene encoding 1,4-dihydroxy-2-naphthoyl-CoA synthase, yielding MKPDWKTVKHYEDILYEKIDGIAKITINRPHKRNAFRPETIFEIYEAFCDAREDTNIGVVLLTGAGPHTDGKYAFCSGGDQSVRGEGGYVDHTGIPRLNVLDLQRLIRSLPKVVIALVAGYAIGGGHVLHLVCDLTIAADNAIFGQTGPKVGSFDGGFGASYLARIVGQKKAREIWFLCRQYNAQQALEMGLINTIVPVQDLEMEGINWAKEILDKSPIAIRCLKAAFNADCDGQAGIQELAGNATLLYYMTTEAAEGKQAFLQKRPPNFRDFPWLP
- a CDS encoding S66 peptidase family protein, translated to MKLNRRQFLTVSLASLASFSPLGYSFPTLGTTTNSTIKPRRLKTGNGVGLISPAGATFLPEEVEIVQDAVKALGMTPYLAPNLLARYGYLGGTDLHRAADINQFFADGKISMLLPIRGGWGCARILPYLDYQVIRRNPKVLVGFSDLTALNLAIYAKTGLITFHGPNGLTSWRAEQVNWFRRVLFAGEKLNFGNEADPDDRGRLMRIKNRVQTITHGKARGRLVGGNLSVISAMVGSAYLPSFEGAILFVEDVGESIYRIDRMLTHLKLAGILQNLRGFIFGQCTDCAPDGGYASLTLKEVVRDHVQPLAIPACMGLQIGHLENIVTLPIGIEVEMDATSGTIVMLDSAVVTQTTSS
- the pstC gene encoding phosphate ABC transporter permease subunit PstC; this encodes MNESFPPSKDHSRAYVSGDQNLDLQVSGGLNFRLDQGFTFLVYFFAAVTVTILIVMTLVIFKEAQPAILQFGLGFLWSQDWDTGNQLFGALTYIYGTLVSSAIAILLTVPVGISVALVTSEDFLPLPVRNTIAFVVELIAAIPSVIIGLWGIFVFIPVIEPLQKGISNFLRFIPLFNTQDPAGNNMLTAGIILSIMILPTMAAISRDVLMVVPRELRTASMALGGTRWETIFRVLLPAGFSGMVSAAMLALGRALGETMAVTMVIGNSAQISLSLLDPAYTIPAVIANEFAEAEPGLHIGALSYLGLILFVLTLAVNIAAVLLVQWVGKKNS